The nucleotide sequence ATTTGAAGTTGAACATATTGGattgtgtggtcagggttgacATGCGTTGAAGGTTTTCTGTTCACTGCATAGTCTTCCGATTAACTTGGCAGCAAAACCACAGTTCATAATTCTGAATTATTAAAATGATTTATAATCCTACACATAAATTTCTTTCAGAGGCCTTCCCAAGAGCATCTTCATCACTGGAAAGTGTAGGACATGTTTTCATGTCAGACAGTAGCAGCAATTGGCTCGATTCAGTTCAGCGTTTTATCTATCGAAAAAAGCAATTATTTATTGTTTCCTTCAGTGTATTAGTTTACTGTTATTCCACAGAAAATGTCAGAGgccaaatgtaaaatgttactAATTTAAAGTTAATGTTTTAAAAGTTGTTTTCACTTTTTACAAGTTGATCCTACCTGTTTGTGATTTCAACTTAATTGACTGAGTATGCACTTAGCAACAAGCTATGTTTAGATGTTTAGTTAAATGGAAGCTGCTTGTTATCAGTGAGGGTGGTATTCTGCTATTGTTCCCCATCCAGCTAACTTATCTCCAGTATCATTTTGTCTGTCTGAATTGTTCCTCATTAACTCTTAATTGACTTTCATTATGGCCAGATTCTGCTGCTGACTTGTGATTAACAGTTGGACATCATCCCAGAAGTCTGAGTGAGTGAAATATTAATAAGATGATACTTTAGAGACAGAGCAGAGCTATTCCCTCTTATTATACAAGAAAGGCTTGGTTTAAAGGCTATTCAGTGGATCAGACACTGAAAGATACAGCACAACACATGAAAAGTATAGCAGTATAGCAGTCTATTGTGTAGTGTGGTAGTATAGTATAATACAGTAGTATAGTATGTAGTTTTTTATCCTCAATCGTAGCACATCAGAGCTGAAACTGTATtgaaatcttttgttttaaggGTCATGTGTATTGTAAATAAAAGTATTAAGGAATACAATATTAAGTGATACTGTACACTATATATTAACTGCAAGAAAATATGCTAATGCCTTCAGATGTATACAGAATGTGAGACAACAGTGGAGAGACAATTCATTTTCATACTCCTGAGCATTGAATCCCAGGGCTTACCTTACACTGATCTCCTAGCTGCATCTGGTAATAAGGAGCCACAATACATTTTAATAATTTTATGTGAGGCTCTCCAAAATTACCCTAAAACCTAGTCAAACACAACAGTGGACACTTTGATGTTGGCAGGTCACTGTCGTGAGACAATAACTCACCAGCAGGCTTTTGTTTAATGGTCAGGGTTCATTATTACTTTCTGTGATGACAGGCATCTCCGCTCTCGTGAAAGATAGGCCCACTCTCTAAatctctatgtctgtctttgTTGGAACGCTGGCCGTGTTGATGGATGGTTTCTAATTTAAATCCCAATCAGATTGGTTTTAGCTTGTGCATTACTGTCCAATCCTCATGCTCATCATACAGCACTTTAATTAGTCCAATGAGGCCCAGATTAATTCAGATGAAAACAGTGTGTCACCCCAGCCTGTTTGACATTGCTCAGTGACAGCTTCCTAATATTGGTGGACGCCAGGAAGGTGGAAGTTATTACAACCAGAGCTCCAAAGCAACAGTCAGAAACGCTTTGCTGAAGATGAAACAGGGTATACAGTAGCTTATCAGTCGCTGACCTATTTGCTAACAGCAATCTTGTATCTGTCTTCTTTCTTGGTTTAAAAGTTGTACTACCTTGTGTCTTGTGGATTCAACCATACCATTATCCATGTGCTACTTATTCTCTAGCTAAGGaaatgtgtatgtgcttgttcaTATATTTACTCAGGGCTCTTGCTAGACTGATAATGTACTCAGCTCCCACTTGAATTCAAACATCAATGAAATGACACTTGGAAGGTCTGAGTCCATTGATTGTGCAAGAGGAGATGATCCAAAGCTGACCTTTATTACTTGGTGCCGTGGTCTGCATGGCTGATACTGTATGTTCTTGAACAATTGGACTTCAATGTATTTACTTTAAGTAGAAAGACATATTTTGTAACTATTTTTTATCATGTGTTGCACTATATGTATCCATCAAAGAttagacaaaaaaaataaaaaaataacactGAACAGGAAATTGCTATCTCACTGCAGACTTGGGAAAACTGGGCACATTTACACTATGAAGACAGATTCTTCACACCTCAGTTCATTTTACTGGTGTGATTAAAATGTCACAGCCAAACCTGTAATGCTTCCTGGCTTCAGTTTCACTAATAACCTGTGCAGAAGACTCAAATGTAAACTGCTCCAATAAATTTGGTTTCAACTTTCAACTCACAGTATAATGGTCACCCATCAATTCTTACTAGTGTGATTCATGACATTAAATGCCAGtcggggactgtgtgtgtgtgtgtgtgtgtgtgtgtgtgtgtgtatgtgtgtgtgtgtgtgtgtgtgggtgtgggtgtgtgtgtgtgtgaattagtACTCTAAGTGAGTTAATGTATATGAAAGCATTACTCCCATCTTACTAGTCTCACAAATACTATTAGTGTCTTTGGACTTGAAATTGAGGATGTAAATTGAATGCATACAACAGTACACCTACAGTCAAATATAATTTGTATTACTGTCACCATTCAACAGAGTTGCTTTGGCAAACCTCTCACTGGAATCCCAACCTTGTAGCACATTTTCCGGCTGTATAGTGGTAGTATAGTGGTAGTTATGACTCACACCTCATTCTATTGGTAATATTGAATAGCTCTGAAGTGTCCAGGCACCACATGGTGCTGTGACACAGTACAATGTTAAGCCCCATGCAATATATCACTGTCACCTTGTCATATCACACAAGAGTTCagggtgtttctctctctctacaatgCTAAGAGCACTGATAGAAAGAAAGACATCATAGCCCAAGGGAATCaatgtcattggcctgttaCAATTAACATGCATAGCAAGGAATTGTAAGTGCAACATCGGAATTTGAAATAGCTATTTCCTTTTCTGTTTGACATCAACTAAAAACGTTTCAGACTGCTTTACTCAACCCAAATTTAGAGATGTCCTGGAGTACACAGAGATTCAGATTTTAACATGGACAAATTCAAAATGGAGGGGAAAAGAGCCAGCTAGTAGCCAATTAACTTTTTCATGTTTAGAAATGTGACCCACATGATTCAGTCTAATGTCTCATAGTATCTTATGATGGATTTTTTGTTTagtgtttagttttttgtttattttttgtgAACAGTTTCCAGCAACAGCTGCAGTAGCTGGCAGAATACAgtattttctctcctttttgtcAGCTATGAAACGCCAGTTTGCCTTGTTCACACAACATTACAATCTTTTACTGTGCAGCACTGGAAGATGTGGACTCCCTCAGATGGCATGCTGTTACAGTAGTTTTATGAATCCAATTATTATGGTTTTATAATATGTCTGATTGCACCCCACTTCCAACAGAAAAGGGGACTTTGCTGAATGAGGAGCTTAATATAGAGTGCAATTTAGAGAAACCACTGTACAATTCAGAAGAAGTGGACATTTTACATTAAATTATGCAGATTTCTACGGGGGAAGCATGTACCCAAATCCAAGAAAAAGGATGCTGGGAAGGTGGATATTACATACTGTAACCAAAGCAAGTATTTGCCATGTCTCATACATTAACATGTCTTCAGTATACTGTAAAGCTGATAGGGAAGGTTATTTTTGGTCTCATAAAGATTAATGGATGGCTGTAGCCCTGAATTGCTTTAGCTAACTGAAACACGTAGGCAAACAGCACAAAATTCATAAATCACGTTAGATGGATCAATATTTCTGGAACTATGAAGGGAACTTATGGCCACCCTTACCGTAGGTAAAGCCCTTTTAGAGCTCCCAATTCTTCGAAAAGTCCTAGAGTTCCATATTGCTATGGTTGAGAAAGCACTGAATCTAATTGACAGCAGATTGTTCGCAATCATAGAACTTTAAAATATCTTTGATATTTGGCTCACATGTTTGAGGGTGACCAATTCAGTTTAAGTTTTAAAGAGAGCCAAATCCCAAAACAATCCCTGCTTCTACAATGTTCTTTGCAACCCCATTATTCTGTACTTTCACTATGCTTTGAAGACAGAGAACTAACTTTTTACAGAACTTGAAAAAATCTTTGTTCCCAGTAAAATGTGATGGAGATGACCTACTTAATATGACCCAGATTTTCAGACCCAGTGTCATTCGCCACTGGACTTCTGTCATGCAGGTGATGATGATTCATGACTACACCTATGAAATGTGACCACTCTTCAGCATTACTGTCACGCTGGGAATATAAACTATAGGTGATTAACGTTACAAGGGAGTCAGAATCTTAGTTTTAATAAATGActcttctctttgtttctctgtgtttaGGGGGTTAATGCCAAGGACACTAGACAGCCAAATCACCCTGGAGAAGACCCCCAGCTACTTTGTAACCAGAGAGGCTCCGAGGCGCATTGCCAGTATGTCCCAAGACACCAAGCTGATTGTGGTGGTGCGTAACCCGGTCACCAGGGCCATCTCTGATTACACACAGACTCTGTCAAAGAAGCCTGACATTCCCAGTTTTGAAGAGCTGGCCTTTAAGAACAGGAGCCTGGCTCTGGTGGACACCTCCTGGAACGCCATTCGCATTGGCATGTACATCCTCCACTTGGAGAACTGGTTGCAGTACTTTCGCCTATCACAGATCCACTTTGTGAGCGGCGAGCGTTTGATCACAGATCCAGCAGGAGAGCTAGGCCGGGTGCAGGACTTCCTGGGACTCAAACGAATCATCACAGACAAGCACTTCTACTTTAACAGAACCAAAGGATTCCCCTGCCTGAAGAAGCCTGAGAGCAGTAGCCAGCCACGCTGCCTGGGCAAGTCCAAGGGTAGAACTCATGTGCAGATTGACCGGGAGGTTATTGAGCAGCTGCGGGACTTTTATAGGCCTTTTAATGTTAAGTTCTATGAGACTGTTGGACATGATTTCAGATGGGACTGAAAGTGTGGTGGAAAAAGAGGGCAAACAGGCTAATTTTCATTGGCTACCTCAGTGAAGTCATCTGTTCTTTTGCTGTGTAATGACTTATGATGAGCGCTAGTCCAAGAACACCTGAAAAAATCTATCTGAAAAGTTTAAAAACAATGACGCGCAAACTTATCAAGGTACTGTGTATGTACTTCACCGTTAGCTTAAATATTCTGCAATTgaaacatttgaaatagctaTAGTATGTACATGGTTCACCGCCTATTTGTTTTCTTAACCAATAAAAGAGAAAGACATTCTGCCATATCATTCAGTTTCCAAATGAGTCTGTTGAGTgtgtctctccttccatcttctaACCATGTTCAATAAATCATACTGATTCAAATGGTGAAGGCAATGTGGATGCCAACACAGATGATACAGGATGCATTACACAAACCCAAAGATTTTGCATCGCAAAGCACATACGGATATGTATATGCTGTAGACATTATTGAATGTAATACCTGTCTTCACTCGTCATCATATGAATTTATCAGCACCTTAGTATGTTATTGGATATCCAATTGGATAATTGGAAACACCTGTGTCTCTGACACCAATGCTGTGCAGTGGTGAGATGTCTGGAGCTGTAACACTGAGCAAACACACTGCAAGAGAGACAGCAGATGTTTACATACGGAAGATTTTTTGAGATATCAAAAGGAACATGATGAACACACTTAGACCCATGTTGACTGATAATGATTTATTGTTACCGATTCAATATGAAAGTGAGTGTAATCGTCAAAGTTTCAGATGCAATTTTGTGTGTGATTTTTTTTCAAGCATTGGACCAGTGAAATATTGTTTTATAAAACCTATGGATATAATTCCTTTCTGCCAACCTGATGGTGACCTACCACATCACAAGAATTTGGTATTCAGAGCAACAGAATTGCAACTGTGCTGTTCCACAGCATCTCCTTAGGCAATTGCAGTACTTAAACTGTCATTTGTGATATTCACCATTAATTCTTGATTAACCTGCCAATGCTGTCTACCCCTGCCTGCTCTACGAGCCACCATCATACACTGATATGTGGCGCAGTGTACCAATGAGCTCAACTTTATCATTGCTCAGTTAATTACAACTATTCCCCCAAACTGCCTAAGGCCTGACTGTGCAGGACTGAGAGTATGCCATTTTCCTGCTTGGTATGATTGTAGATTTAAATAATGATGTGTTATCCAACCTGtgtgaaataataataatacacattTAAATATCATTGTGAAATTATTTTCTTACTTGTAAGACGTGGAAAAATATATCTTACACAGAAGTTTTATGGGAATTTTCAGACTGCACAATCAGACAGACTGTCTGATTTGACTGAATGCCATACCCAGTAGTCATTCAGTCGGGTCTATCTGCACAGTAAACCATCATAGTAAGTTATCAAAACCAGGCGTTGATTTGATGATCATGGTAGAAGAACCAATGCAATTACCTGCTGCGGCTAGTCTAACCTTCAAAGGAAATACCACGGAGGCAAACAGGCTGTTGTTGTAAATGTCATGAACTTTGGAAGACTCTGAAGTTAGTTATGTCTCAGCCTTAATGGGCAATGTCAAACAGTACATGATAAAATCAATTCCCATGGATTCATTACCTTGCTTAAAATAAATCAAGTGTCAGTTTAATATGTGCACTGTATACTATTTGACAAACTTTCTCCACCAGGAATCGCATTGCTATTCAATTGATGCTCCAAACCTGAATCTTCATGAACTTCTCAGAGTTGTGTCTGCTGTCTGCAATCTGTAATGTTCAAAAGACTATTGGGAGAAAGTAAAGTAGCTGTCTGGCAGACTCCCAGTGTGCACACTACGCTTATGTTCCAAAATGATTGGTTAGTGTACATTAATAATGTAACATGCACCCCAAAGCTCTAAAGTAAGAGTACAGGCTTGTACAGCATAATCTACAAACCTAATCTCTTAACCTtctacatatactgtatattggtgTGTTACTGTCCATATAACCAACATATTACAGTACATGTCTTGTAAACAGGTATTACTACATGCTGCAGTTCTTGTTTTATTGTTGTCACAGACAGTTTTAACAAACATTATTTATACCAAAATATTTATTATATTTTCACATTAGTCTCCAGCTGTTTATGTCCAGACTACATGGCTTACTTAAACAGTGTACCCTTTAAAAGTTGTGAatcataaaacaaaaaaagcaaAGCATTTTAGGGAAAATTACTTTTTTCATAGTGTTTGAAGAAAGGAAGGGTGAAGCCAAAGCATTTAAATAGAAATAGAGACATGCTAGAACATATGGCTTTATCCCCACACCTGATATTCTCGAAAACTTGGATTTGTCCAAATGTAAGTTTAGAGTCCGGAGGTATTAATAGATTGTATCTAAGGGAGACATcaccttgtctctcctcctaaGGCAAACCCATAGAGGataatgagaatgtttcttctCTCTATAGTGAAATAAGAAAAACACACTTGCCTATGGATGATTTACAATGTGGCAGCCGTAACCCTTCCTCCAAGGATATCTCATTAAATGCAAAAATGGCATGTGAGCATCTCTACCTGCATCAATACTGTATGAATCCCATAATTCCCTTAGGCCTCTCAAAGAACACATTGCTGTGTACTCTACCTCATTGGAATATTTTTAATCAAAAGCTGTACAAAACGAATGCATACTTCCTTGACAAGCGTAATTCAATAGAATACATTGTTATTGAGAGGTCTGGAAGCTGCCACG is from Osmerus mordax isolate fOsmMor3 chromosome 3, fOsmMor3.pri, whole genome shotgun sequence and encodes:
- the hs3st2 gene encoding heparan sulfate glucosamine 3-O-sulfotransferase 2, producing MAYRFLSSRIVPSSNRFSKRFVFLFMLSLSFTYLCYSILYCGSTIMTNQTFEERSCLHHKNVGGKKLLQKLRDCTFPTDMRIVVNETLTQQGSNHARNQSIHSAFSSTHARNTVFSEVMLNNITVAQKYGNKKLPNALIVGVKKGGTRAVLEFIRIHPDVRALGTEPHFFDRNYDRGLDWYRGLMPRTLDSQITLEKTPSYFVTREAPRRIASMSQDTKLIVVVRNPVTRAISDYTQTLSKKPDIPSFEELAFKNRSLALVDTSWNAIRIGMYILHLENWLQYFRLSQIHFVSGERLITDPAGELGRVQDFLGLKRIITDKHFYFNRTKGFPCLKKPESSSQPRCLGKSKGRTHVQIDREVIEQLRDFYRPFNVKFYETVGHDFRWD